GATTTTTTTAGTgctgaattttacattttcacgcGAAACCGTCTTTCAGTCCATGATTCGGGTTTACTGAACAACAGCGGAGCCGAGACCGTCACGCCTGCAGTTTATAAACTTAAAAGACGACGTCTCCGCAAATGACTATGCACAAGTCAGGTGCTTTTATTTGTTGAATGTAACACTAACAggtgaaaataaacagagtGGATGTTATGTAGCACTCGGTCTAGTATCAGTATGGAATACTGAGTActaacgatctggctaatgagttagcccagatcctcacgtggattccagaaaggcgtataattatataaacccagacggacacggaaaaaaggaagctcttctttttaatatcttgtaggcaactatggatgacatatttcacacagctgtctttacaataaaataaacaacattaaagtaaactccaaaacgagcgaggcacaaaatgtgtacggacaagtatatcagcctgcgcgcgcgcgggagagaggaccgaggcgaggagcaaccccttagtctccaccacaatacgtcatcattacagtaCTCTAAACGTTTATTGTTTCCAGCGAAGACAAGAgactgttgtgtttttgctaAACAAGTACTGAGTGGAGCTGCAAGCCCTGAATATTCTGTTTCGCAAAAGTTATTCGTGTTGTACATACTTTTTATGTCGTATGAAGACGTGCGGCGCATTTCTCTCAGCTCCGTCCGGACGCCTTCATACGACATTGTACACAGGAAATTGCAACACTTATAATACAAAACGTCAcctttaccacagtaaaggcAGGACAACCTCAAAACCAATCTCAAATCCGTCCGTGGCGTAGCATTATGCTTCATAACTCAttttcagagagagagaaatatcGCAGAGAGTAAACATGTTAATGTTGTTGTTGCATACGTTTGGCGAATGTGGAGGGAGGTTTATGATTTATACCTTCGTGCTGCTTTTTGTGATCTTTGCGTGTTACTGCATGTATGTGAAATACATTCATATGAAATATGATCATATACCGGGGCCACCTAGAGACAGGTAAGAGCCTTGTTGTATTCTTTCACCTGTATGTTATGTGTCATTGGGCATAGTTGTGTAAGATgagcaaaaagtacaaataatttAGAGTAAGGACAATAAAGTTGGAATGCCTTTCTTGAAGTATTTACACATGATTTACTTGGAAGAGAAGGTACTGTATGTCATGTTAATGGAAATTccatattttgtttcttgcacTCTGTGTGACTCTTAGCTTCCTGTTTGGACATTCTCCCGCCATATTGAAGGCAATGACAGAGGGTCTGGTTCATGATAAATTCCTGGAATGGTGAGAAACGATCCAAGCGCATGGAACGAGATATAACAGTGCATATCAGAgtttggtgcagtgggtagggcgagtgtgtgtgtgtgtgtgtgtgtgtgtgtgtgtgtgtgtgtgtgtgtgcgtgtatacatttgtgtttacacagagcagccttgtaccctgtggtTCCGGACCGCCGCAACCCTGAGGACAAACGGTTAATGAAAGTCAGCGAGTGAAACATCACTTAATCATAACACATAATGGAGTGAAAGCTGAGCAAAAACTACCTACCACTTGGGGCCCAAGTTTATTTCTTGTGTTCAatgaaataatactaataatgtaTTTGTCACACTGTAACGTTATTCCATACAAGGATGCATGCAACGTTtatatcattttactttttgattTTCAATGTCAAGTCACATCTTGTTTTTTGAACACATTTACTGTGGCAGGCATGAGAAGTATGGACCAGTGTGTCGCTTCAACGGACTGCACTCTGTATCTATAACTGTGACAAGTCCAGAAGCCGCCAAGGTAAGGTTAAAATTCATGTTCTAATAATTCCTGCACACAGTGCAGTTTGTAGTATGTTggcataaataatgaaatgatcaAAATCCATGCAATCCTGACAGCATAACAAAAATATTGGTGTGTGATCACTTATGTATGTACCACGTAGAATGCTTAAGGTACAGTCCAAAGCCATTCAAGTCCAGGTGAATTGGACGCTCTAATTTGCATGTGCAGACATCCCTCGACTTTCGCAGatagaccattcttcaaccGCTTACATAAATCAAACTTCACTCATTCACATTCCTCCTCGTTcccctgatgcttttctccaaccacgtacatctcattgaaaatacaatgaatgtgtgcattacattagcagaaagggagacttagatgcagactcgtgatttttaaatacagatAGTTTGTTCCTTACCACCGCACCGTATgaaaatgtacatcacacaagtggcTGTATTTAAAACtatccgaatatcaacgattccttactagtattttttttctttatatatatgtgtaaacattttacagagtagttgcgtaaaggtttatttaacagtgtggaagaaaaacacacagagacacacagggcTACAAAGAAAACTTTCCTTTAATGCAGCATTCATACAGGTGGGAGTCTCACACATAAGAGTCTCCCTGAAAAAGGCATACAGCAGTTACTTATACACCATTGCGCTTAGTCGATATGCCCCTTCAGTAACTTTCAACTTGCTCGGACTCGTGGTTCTTTTTTGCCTCTCCGTGTCAGGCACCGCATTGCCGTACCTAGTTTCGGTTGGCATCCGCCTAGGGTGGTTTCAGTGGTTCCTCTTATCAGCACACAGCAGTGGTCAGCAGATAACTTGTCCTTGCTTTTGCACAAAGCTTGCAACACTAATTCACTCAGTAATTTTCCACATGTTATGGTTACAAAGCCGAATTAGAGGCATAAAGCAGCATTCTTTTTAGCaaagtttaaatttttctcTTACAACAGGCAtaatctcaaagttatagtgcatgagcatttacacattCCATGAACTTAGTAGATCATTgtcaaagtgagtccagaagaggtgagctttaagaccctttttaaatatggagaGAGATTCACCAGTAAGTaaatccttcaagtgcacatttgccaccaggcattgtgaataatgaaatgggttaaaaatatgaggaaaaaaagcactacactaatgagaggagatgcgttcacagTGATAAACTGGCGttctgtctagggtgtacccttctATGCACCCAGTAATGCCAGAATAGACTGTAGATTAtgcaaccctgacaaggacaagagGTTACTGAGTGATCGAGTAAGTGTAATTTGTCTTGTAAAATACACATGATGAGCTATCAAGTCAGACTTCCAGGAACAGAAAGGTCAGTTAGACATACAAGCCTTGGTGACGCTAAGCACCACACAGGGTAAACAGCCCACTACTTGTGGCGTTGCTTCtcacatttaaaatttgaaaaggtAATGGAAAGCCTTACTTATCAGTTCAAAGGCTGAAGTGATAACATGCATGGAATGACTGTGCTTTTTGATTTACAGTACTTTTATCACAGATGATACTTTCCAAGTAGCTCAGGAGAGAGGTATTAGGAGTAATTAAATTGTGAAAGGTGACTCATTAAATAGTGTTGTCATAAAATCTAATCTTTTGTTTTATATCACCGCTTTACAAGCAGTTTCTAAAAGCACTTTGTAATAAAGAAGAAACTAGTGGGTTACAACCTTAACGCAAATAATTCTACTGTaaatatcagcatttaaaaattaccgcactgaaagaacaagaaaacCAGGGAACAggaacagaacattaaaaaaagggaaagcagTAAGATAAATGatgaggggaaaagaaaagacGTGCGGGTATAGATATCAAGGTATACAGAGTAGCTTTGGTATTCTGTACATGGATTTCTTTCAGATTTTCCATGGGTTTTGAAATTGAGGCAGGAGTGTAGCTTGTTTCGTGGAGAAAAATGGGTTTAGTGacacattatactgtatgtctctgTTAAATGAATGGTGATTAAGAGTCAGTTTTATGAGACTTCACTTTACGGGCAGATTTTCGTGAATGAATTATGCTTGTTCTGCGAGGGAAGCCTGTACACATAATACAGAGATGCAACAGCCATTGAAAACAAGTGCAATGAAAAACTTTATTGGGGAAGAATGTATTTATATTCAAAccatatttaaattttcctgCAGGAGTTCTTGATGTCGCCGAAGTACCCCAAGAACCCTCATGTATATAAACGGCTCTTCAGCTTTTTTGGGACAAGGTTAGTTCCGAACTCCATAGTGTAATTTGATACACACTCTCTAGTGTCTATGAATCTGCcgacataacacacacacacacattttcagaaccgcttgtcccatatggggtcgcggggaaccggagcctacccggtaacacagggcgtaaggccggagggggaggggacacacccaggacgggacgccagtccgccgcaaggcaccccaagcaggactcgaaccgcagacccactgaagagcaggacccggtccagccgaCATAACATTTTCTATGAATCTGCCGacataacattttctttctaaatcacagtgagtccagaaaaatgacttttaataATTTGACATGTTTATTAAGCAAGGATAAATTTCAGCAATTTGAAATTTCTGGACTTCTTCTTGGTGTTCATGAAACCACTCTTGAATTTCTGCCTATGACATCATTATCATCCTGGAACATAGGAACATCATGAGGAAACAGTATTTGCATCAAGGGGTGCACCTGGTGCTGTAGACTTGCCTCATATTCTTTGGCTGTTATGCAACAATGCATAGTAGTAATCCGACTCCCGCAGATCCCCTGCTATGTTGAGCAGTTGGCAACAGATATTATGGGTTGAAGGCAacctttggctttctccagaTGTAAACCCATCCGTATGTAGGAAATAGGTTGAAAAAGGACTCATCTGACCGTATTACTTTTTCTGTTGCTCACAGGTCCAGGTTTTGTGAGTTTGTCAGTGTTTGGAATATGCTTTCATTAGTTTTGAGACTGTTTCCCTTggcatataaaataattttccagtttttgtgaCCAATGCACTTGACCCTGCTTTAGGTTAACTTTTTTGTAAGTCAAAAATCGCCTTATATGAACCATGAGATTATGTAGACAGTTAACCTGCATTTTAAGATACGTTGTGTGATGGggatttgttgtatttttttcaacaaatttcacatatcacaatgaaaataatacCAATATAAAATGAtcatataaatacagaacagtACAATAATGTTTTCTCACTCCACTGTTATTTTCGCTTGCATTTCTAAAGATGTTGTCTTCcacttttaattttcagcaccaccagaacactcagtTTTTCTCCTGCtagccattaaaaataaacaagttgAAGGTGACTGCAAATGAAAACTTTCGTAAAGAAAATGCATTCGCTACTAGACCAAGCAACAAATatgggtgccttgcagcagcccTGCCAGCtgatgttattgtacagcagatcGATTTGGAGCAGGCATCGTTAGGCATTGCGACTCAACATTACAATAAGGTTGATGAGATGGATGTCGTAAGTTCAGGTGGCAGTGGTAATTCAAATGTAGTAATTCAAGGAGTAACTGTAATGTACTAAGATAAATAACTGTGTTAAattactaatttatttttaacttgatATTGTGGCCAAGATATTTATAGTACTCCTGGAGAATATTTGATACCATGGTTTACCTTTCCTGTGTTCTTGGTGCTGCTTAAATTCAGACATTTTACCAGTTTGTCATGACAAGCAGAGCCTGCAAAACTGGGGAAATTAAACTCTTGAAAGCACAGTCTTTAGTTCAGCTTCTTCAGCATGCAATATTCATCTGCTTCAGTGGCACATTATCCAATCACTAAACTGCAGTTTAAGAAcaagatttaaaaatttttttcctgttaatcaTCGCTGTCAGCATCAGTGTTGGTAAGACGTTAGAAAATTGTTGACcacaaaggaaaacaggaaTACCTTTCAGAGACTGACTTTTTTCATTGTGTGATTTAATCTTGAAGAATTCTCATTGAAGACTCAGAGTTTTCATCATTATAAGTTCTAAAACTTCTGTGTTTCAAAATGTTGCACTGCATCTGCAGTTGAATGTGAAATGCACAGAGAAGTGCTATATGATCAAACATGTCcgtaggtgtgtgtgtttttgttttgcagtcccatatacaggtggtccccaatttacgatggtttgacttgtgattttttgattttacgatgctgagctggcgatagacattcaatagaaaccatactttgaattttgatttttttcccgggcaagtgatacgCACAGCGAtgctctctcgcgatgctgggcagcgtcAGTGATtcgcatctcccattctgtcacacagaggtgtgtattagttgtattaaatgcattttcgacttaggatATTTTTGAGTTGTGTTGGGTTTTGgagaatgtaaccccatcgtaaatttgggaccacctgtagtgaTTTATTCTAAATTACTTCAGATATTATTGCCAtccatcataaaaaaaaatacttatatTCTTGCGTTTCTGTCTTTTTGGCCTTTCAAAGCCACAGTGTTTCTTGACTTATCTCATGCTTACAGTAAATTTTATTGTTCGTTGTCGCTGAAGATTTTTTGGAAATGGCTTGATTACGGACTCGGACCATGATCACTGGTACAAACAGCGCCGAATTATAGACCCAGCATTCAACAGCTTGTAAGTGATTCTGCAGTATTCTTTTTAAGCACCTGTCTCAAATCCACTGCAAAAATAACTAATTGCACTCTTAACAGATACATCAGTTttgcagatttaatttttttttgttttatttaaagactAGTCAATGTTACACAGAAATCTCCTGCCTACATGAAGGTAAGCAAGGGAATAATACATTGAAAAAATAATCTGTTCCTGTGAAGAGGTGAGAGTTGACACTTTCAAGCAGACTTTATAGGTTTGTGTACCGTAAAGCACATTAGTTTTTTACCAATGACATTTTGCATAATTGACATAATCCCAGAATACTATGATTATGTCAGGCTTGTCTTGCCATGTTGTTGCGGACAGGTACCTGCGTGGGATGATGGATACCTTCAATGAAGTTGCTGAGTATCTGATGGAAAAACTGGAGGAGATGGCAGAGAGCCACACTTCTGCACACATGCATAACCTTCTCAACCGTGTCACCCTAAGTGTCATTGCAAAGGTCAGCTGTCCAAAATTGTTGCGTCTTGATTTCTGCCATTTTGTGGTCTTTAACCTTCTGCTGTGTCTTCTAAGAGCATGCTGTCCTTTCATTGCTCGTTTCATTCCTTACAGcccttcacatttttttccactatctATATGCTTCTTTCATCTATATACTCaacattacatatacatatacatttattcatttagcagacatacATCTGTGAGAACAACACAAGTGCATTACAccacagaaggagagatctgaaTGCAGACACTTGATTGATGAagacagtcaatttgtcacttACCagcatataaaccagtatatattacacgagtagctgcatatacagtaggtatttgtttttttttttttaattagcagataacatacattacatgtttatcaagcaCATAAGAGATCAGGGGAGTCCAAAAGATGGGAGTTTTGAAACCtgtcttgaatgttgagagattcagcagttctgagtgagagagggaggccATTCTGCCACATCAGAGACAGAATCAAAAacttgtgcttttgattttggattttAGGTTGCGGCGGAAGGTGATGGTGAATGCATAAGCAGGAGGGGATTAGTAGTAGTTACGTAGGGATGGAAgtagatgaagaaatgatcagagacgtgcagtgaaataacagagaggacaggacagccacatgAGGGAAGTTTttaaggcagatgggaagcaaccagaggaggGTGAGGAGTTAAAGATTGCtgagataaagaaataaattgcagGGATATGTACATTAGGAGAGGTGGAGGGATGGAACTGAACGTTATCCAGTCAGTGTTTCTTCACTATGTTGCTGCTTCACACTGTCAATTTAAAGCAACCCAACCCACCAGGTTGTCATCATTTCATCGTAATTATGGAATGTTCTTCTCTACGATAACCAGGATCACGTGTTCCCCTGAGAGCACTAGCATGCTTCGGACACTGGTGATGACAGTGGTCCTGTAATGTCCAgcctttgttttttaatgtataacaatcttaaagattaaaaaaaaccacagcaaattccttgtgtgcatcagcacacacacacacacacactttcagaaccgcttgtcccatacggggtcacggggaaccggagcctacccggcaacacggtgtaaggccggagggggaggggacacacccaggatgggacgccagtccgttgcaaggcaccccaagcgggacttgaaccccagacccaccggagagcaggactgtggtccaacccaccgcaccaccgcgccccccgtgcGTCAGCGTGCTTTGCCAACAAACCTCATTCTCAATGCTAGCCAGAAATGACTAGGGACTTCTTTGCTATGATTAGTGTAATGGCTGTTCAGCTGAAAGGTCTTATGTAGCCCTCACTAGGTCTGAGATCAAAACTCACATCACCACTTTCTTTCGTCCCTTTCTATTCCTGAGTTGGCCTCACCTGCTTTCAACACTGGCTTCTACTCAGTGTGTTTACTTGTGTCTCAGTTTTCAGAGTTTCCACAACACtgatttaaactgaatttattaACCTAATTAGACTTACAATTTTTCCGATTCATACTGCGGGACGTTCAATTCGTGCAGTTTACAGTAGGTTAACTGTCTTGTTCAAGACATGACTAGAACTTTGCTGGGACTCAattcagcaatgaaaaaattacaggcttatttcttttattgctgtgtttcaCACTTTCTTTGCAGGTTGCCTTTGGGATTGATTTGAATTTGCTGGAAACTGAGTCGCGCTTTCCCAAAGCCATAGAGACAGTCTTGAAAGGAATGGTTTACTGTCTTAGAGATCCAATGATGCTGGTAAGGGGGCTAATTTGTTCTCAggataagttttaaaaaaggggaaatTATCATAAAGAATACTTTCCTCAACATGCATTGTTTATGAATTTCAGTTTAAGCCTTGGAAGTGGAAGTTTATTAAAGAGGTAAAGGATGCCATAAAATATCTGCGTAAAACTGGGGAGAAGTGCatcacagagagaaaaagagctaTGCGGAATGGAGAAAGTGTGCCAAAAGATATCCTCACACAGATCCTCAAAAGTGCAggtaaatttttatttgtttttcattatgtggGACTAgatgatttaataaaaatattcaagcatTCAAGtctaaatgtaatattcaagtaaatgtaatattattaaCTGTAGGTacccatagaaaaaaaaaaagaagttgcgTTCAAACGATTAAAGATGAAGTCATAAACTAACATTTGTACTTCTGTTAACAGAGCAAGATCAGCATGATGATCTTGAGCAAATGTTGGACAACTTCCTTACGTTCTTCATAGCAGGTCAGGTTGTCTCTTCACACTGTTTTTGGTCTGGCTTGAAAAATGCAGATCTctgaaaacacaatttgcaGTTTAAAATCGCTGTATGAAATTAGCATAAAATTGGAAATACaattgtaatttctttttaaagggcAAGAAACCACAGCAAATCAGTTATCTTTTGCAGTAATGGAACTTGGAAGGCGCCCTGAGATACTGAGAAAGTAAGAGGAAAAATATACCcatttttgtacaatttttaaaatttccatgAGATTATCATCTAGAAGAATTGTGTAAACATTTAGTTATAGTTCAAACCAAACCAAagttaaaaaaccaaaaagggTTGTGGTAATCCTgaacctatcctgaaagcattgGATGCAAGACTGGCGGGGGTTATACCCTGgacacagggtagccacacatgcacatacttacccattcatacacacacacacacacacacacacacacacacaccttcagaaccccttgtcccatacggggtcacagggaaccagagcctacccggtaacacagggtgtaaggctggagggggaggggacacacccaggacaggacgccagtccatctcaaggcaccccaagcaggacttgaac
This genomic window from Scleropages formosus chromosome 1, fSclFor1.1, whole genome shotgun sequence contains:
- the LOC114912327 gene encoding cholesterol 24-hydroxylase-like isoform X2, with amino-acid sequence MLMLLLHTFGECGGRFMIYTFVLLFVIFACYCMYVKYIHMKYDHIPGPPRDSFLFGHSPAILKAMTEGLVHDKFLEWHEKYGPVCRFNGLHSVSITVTSPEAAKEFLMSPKYPKNPHVYKRLFSFFGTRFFGNGLITDSDHDHWYKQRRIIDPAFNSLYLRGMMDTFNEVAEYLMEKLEEMAESHTSAHMHNLLNRVTLSVIAKVAFGIDLNLLETESRFPKAIETVLKGMVYCLRDPMMLFKPWKWKFIKEVKDAIKYLRKTGEKCITERKRAMRNGESVPKDILTQILKSAEQDQHDDLEQMLDNFLTFFIAGQETTANQLSFAVMELGRRPEILRKLRQEIDDVLGAKKNIEYEDLGKLTYLSQVLKETLRLYPTAPGTSRWIAEDIVIDGIHVPGGVQVTMSTYVSGRMEEFFPDPLKFDPERFHPDAPKWKQRWF
- the LOC114912327 gene encoding cholesterol 24-hydroxylase-like isoform X1; this encodes MLMLLLHTFGECGGRFMIYTFVLLFVIFACYCMYVKYIHMKYDHIPGPPRDSFLFGHSPAILKAMTEGLVHDKFLEWHEKYGPVCRFNGLHSVSITVTSPEAAKEFLMSPKYPKNPHVYKRLFSFFGTRFFGNGLITDSDHDHWYKQRRIIDPAFNSLYLRGMMDTFNEVAEYLMEKLEEMAESHTSAHMHNLLNRVTLSVIAKVAFGIDLNLLETESRFPKAIETVLKGMVYCLRDPMMLFKPWKWKFIKEVKDAIKYLRKTGEKCITERKRAMRNGESVPKDILTQILKSAEQDQHDDLEQMLDNFLTFFIAGQETTANQLSFAVMELGRRPEILRKLRQEIDDVLGAKKNIEYEDLGKLTYLSQVLKETLRLYPTAPGTSRWIAEDIVIDGIHVPGGVQVTMSTYVSGRMEEFFPDPLKFDPERFHPDAPKPYFTYFPFALGPRSCIGKTFSQMEAKVVLSKLVQRFEMQLIPDQSFDIMDTGTLRPRSGVVCNIRSRSLASG